A genomic stretch from Rhizobium brockwellii includes:
- a CDS encoding MFS transporter, whose translation MSRLFPDVFRNPAIRASMIAIFTFGMAGAMTAPYRSVVGIRELGLSDGLYSSLSFVSAAVNVVISILLGNLADRLGEYRSTMIGACLFGIVGYGMVYAFPTAAIFVISGLLPLPIYGALNSLLFANARAAMHGMNRRDMVTANSGVRAMISLSWVLIPGITGLLLSGASSMLPAYLFASISCLLCQGIIVFALPKRTGTEMAAAHHLSYLGALRQVVSPRISAHICGVALITSTLHLNDALLPLIATGAAHGRLSDVGILVGIVALLEVVFIIVWSRIARKAGQMTALAAGTIIYAVFLSLLGFASEPWHLYALTLLAGMGASAIISIPITYLQDLIADRPGLGSALISVNIFASAGIGALVFAAGTYVTGYSGTAILSAVTGLAGIAIIGLLHRGKAH comes from the coding sequence ATGAGCCGACTTTTTCCCGACGTCTTCCGCAATCCGGCGATCCGCGCCAGCATGATCGCCATTTTCACCTTCGGAATGGCGGGGGCGATGACCGCACCTTACCGTTCGGTCGTGGGTATCCGTGAACTGGGCTTGAGCGACGGCCTCTATTCCTCCCTGAGTTTCGTCTCGGCGGCGGTGAACGTCGTCATCAGCATCCTGCTCGGCAATCTCGCCGACCGGCTTGGCGAGTACCGGTCGACGATGATCGGCGCCTGCCTCTTCGGCATCGTCGGCTACGGCATGGTCTACGCCTTTCCGACTGCGGCCATATTCGTTATCAGCGGGTTGCTGCCCCTGCCGATCTACGGGGCGCTGAACTCGCTGCTGTTTGCCAATGCGCGTGCAGCGATGCACGGCATGAACCGAAGGGACATGGTGACGGCCAACTCGGGCGTGCGCGCCATGATCTCGCTGTCCTGGGTGCTGATCCCCGGGATAACCGGCCTGCTGCTCTCTGGCGCATCGAGCATGCTGCCGGCCTACCTCTTTGCCAGCATCTCATGCCTGCTCTGCCAGGGGATCATCGTCTTCGCCCTGCCGAAGCGGACGGGAACGGAGATGGCTGCGGCTCATCATCTCAGCTATCTCGGCGCGCTTCGCCAGGTGGTTTCGCCGCGCATCTCGGCGCATATTTGCGGGGTAGCGCTGATCACCAGCACGCTGCATCTCAATGACGCCCTTCTGCCATTGATCGCCACTGGTGCTGCGCATGGCAGGCTGAGCGACGTCGGCATTCTCGTCGGCATCGTCGCATTGCTGGAAGTCGTCTTCATCATCGTCTGGTCGCGGATCGCGCGCAAGGCCGGCCAGATGACAGCGCTTGCCGCTGGTACCATCATCTATGCCGTGTTCCTCAGCCTGCTTGGCTTTGCCTCAGAGCCGTGGCACCTCTATGCGCTAACCTTGCTTGCAGGCATGGGAGCGTCGGCGATCATCAGCATTCCGATCACCTATCTGCAGGATCTGATCGCCGACCGACCGGGGCTCGGCAGTGCGCTGATCTCCGTCAATATCTTTGCCAGCGCCGGGATCGGCGCGCTGGTCTTTGCCGCCGGCACCTATGTGACAGGCTATTCAGGAACCGCGATCCTGAGCGCCGTCACTGGATTGGCGGGGATAGCGATCATCGGCCTCCTGCATAGAGGCAAAGCCCATTAG
- a CDS encoding ROK family transcriptional regulator: protein MKAISGTNLEQAKSHNRRVVIEAVRMNGPLSRAAIARMTALTAQTVSNIVEELERSHLLVPSEAQKLARGQPIIPYTINPRGAYSIGLELGRQRASGVLTDLSGAVCARIERHVEQPDPQRAMPALQAIVEDLQQAFAFDRNRLLGVGMALPGRYADGGTTSLSPLNLPGWQGFPVGHELEQRVKVPVLVENDATAAAIGERLHGVARGLASFVYLFLAGGGGIGAGMFLDGHLYKGSRNNAGEIGHIIVEPHGKLCSCGKRGCLDRYVSPAVAYEFMGITNAEELSPDDLDALIAKGGEGLDTWLDQAVQPLRQTVDFLELAFDPQTIVLGGSISTSLMLRLAERLEPLHTPIDPNQQRTVPRVMIGMTGKDTAILGAAALPIFSETNPRFDVLQKPLG, encoded by the coding sequence ATGAAGGCGATTTCCGGTACGAATCTCGAGCAGGCCAAGTCTCACAACCGGCGTGTGGTGATCGAGGCTGTCCGCATGAATGGTCCCTTGTCGCGCGCGGCGATCGCCCGGATGACGGCGTTGACTGCCCAGACCGTATCGAACATCGTCGAGGAACTGGAGAGGTCGCACCTTCTCGTCCCATCCGAGGCGCAGAAGCTGGCGCGCGGCCAGCCAATCATCCCCTACACCATCAATCCGCGCGGCGCCTACTCGATCGGCCTCGAACTTGGCCGCCAGCGCGCAAGCGGCGTTCTGACGGATCTCTCCGGTGCCGTCTGCGCGCGCATCGAGCGGCATGTCGAACAGCCGGATCCGCAACGGGCCATGCCGGCGCTCCAAGCAATAGTCGAGGATCTTCAGCAGGCCTTCGCATTCGACCGGAACCGGCTGCTCGGCGTCGGGATGGCCCTGCCCGGCCGCTATGCCGATGGTGGCACCACCTCGCTCAGCCCGCTGAACCTGCCCGGCTGGCAGGGTTTTCCTGTCGGGCATGAGCTCGAACAGCGGGTCAAAGTGCCGGTGCTCGTTGAGAACGATGCGACGGCAGCCGCGATCGGCGAGCGTCTTCACGGTGTCGCCCGCGGTCTCGCCAGCTTCGTCTATCTGTTTCTTGCGGGCGGCGGCGGCATCGGCGCCGGAATGTTCCTCGACGGACACCTCTACAAGGGCAGCCGCAACAATGCCGGCGAGATCGGCCATATCATCGTCGAACCGCATGGCAAGCTCTGCAGCTGTGGCAAGCGCGGCTGTCTGGATCGCTACGTCTCGCCGGCCGTTGCCTACGAATTCATGGGCATTACCAACGCCGAGGAGCTGTCGCCCGACGATCTCGATGCGCTGATCGCCAAGGGCGGCGAAGGTCTTGATACCTGGCTGGATCAGGCCGTCCAACCGCTGCGGCAGACCGTCGATTTTCTGGAACTGGCCTTCGATCCGCAGACCATCGTGCTCGGCGGCAGCATATCGACATCGCTGATGCTTCGGCTTGCAGAGCGGCTGGAGCCGCTGCACACCCCGATCGATCCCAACCAGCAGCGGACGGTACCTCGGGTGATGATCGGCATGACCGGCAAGGATACGGCAATTCTCGGCGCCGCCGCCCTGCCGATTTTTTCCGAAACCAATCCGCGCTTCGACGTTCTGCAAAAGCCGCTCGGCTAG
- a CDS encoding helix-turn-helix domain-containing protein has product MSYQRPNGHTFSLYLRGGAGTRRLDGSPAARGRPGVLCIMPQEHSSEWEITDFSQFVHLYVPDDQMRRMFAETFDRDARLMALPEVTFADAPALARTLRQMTQAIVAGSHLLAEEAMAQTINDFFVDTRYGGVRPCAISGGLAPHVRRRSLEYIEAHLGETIRLQDLAAIGQLSAFHFQRMFRASYGVSPHGWVAHRRVERAKSMLSGMDPIAQIASACGFSSQSHMTRAFKLGTGVTPSAYRQRQ; this is encoded by the coding sequence ATGAGCTATCAGCGGCCAAACGGTCATACGTTCAGTCTTTATCTCAGGGGCGGCGCCGGAACGCGTCGTCTGGATGGCAGCCCCGCCGCTCGCGGCCGTCCGGGAGTGCTGTGCATCATGCCACAGGAGCACTCGTCCGAATGGGAAATCACCGACTTCTCCCAATTCGTCCATCTGTATGTTCCCGACGACCAGATGCGCCGGATGTTTGCCGAGACATTTGACCGCGATGCTCGGCTCATGGCTCTTCCCGAAGTGACCTTCGCAGATGCACCTGCCTTGGCGCGCACGCTTCGGCAGATGACACAAGCGATCGTGGCGGGCAGTCATCTGCTGGCTGAAGAAGCGATGGCACAGACGATCAACGATTTCTTCGTTGATACTCGTTATGGAGGGGTGCGTCCCTGCGCGATCAGCGGCGGGCTCGCTCCTCATGTGCGGCGCCGGAGTCTGGAGTATATCGAGGCCCATCTCGGTGAGACAATCCGATTGCAGGATCTGGCGGCGATCGGGCAGCTCAGCGCCTTTCATTTTCAGCGGATGTTCCGGGCAAGTTATGGTGTGTCCCCGCATGGCTGGGTGGCTCACCGGCGTGTCGAGCGCGCCAAATCGATGTTATCAGGCATGGACCCGATCGCGCAGATCGCTTCGGCCTGCGGCTTCAGCAGCCAGAGCCACATGACACGGGCTTTCAAGTTGGGCACAGGCGTCACACCCTCTGCCTACCGGCAAAGACAGTGA
- a CDS encoding DMT family transporter: MANAALFIATVLIWGTTWIAIAMQVGPVPVLVSVFYRFAVAAVILVAILVVMRQLKLPALRDQPFILAQALCLFSLNFICFYNAAASIPSGLISVIFSLATIYNAVNARLFFGDRITGRTLLAAALGATGLLLLFGQDVIVDFDMGTLKGIGLAALGTLFFSLGNMASRRNSAVGISPLTANAWGMTYGAIILLFLIAVTQTPIVAPPSITYLAALLYLSAIGSVIGFTTYLMLVSRIGSSRAAYATVLFPIVALSLSTVFEGYHWSGLGLVGLALTLLGNVVIFARPLARRPPQSDARLPAGG; the protein is encoded by the coding sequence ATGGCAAATGCCGCTCTTTTCATCGCGACCGTGCTCATATGGGGGACGACTTGGATCGCCATTGCGATGCAGGTCGGTCCCGTGCCGGTCTTGGTCTCGGTCTTTTACAGATTTGCGGTCGCAGCCGTGATCCTCGTCGCCATCCTAGTTGTCATGCGGCAGCTCAAGCTGCCTGCCTTGCGCGATCAACCTTTCATCCTTGCGCAAGCGCTCTGCCTGTTTAGCCTCAATTTCATCTGTTTCTACAACGCCGCCGCCTCTATCCCGTCCGGGCTGATCTCCGTGATCTTCTCGCTCGCAACGATCTACAATGCCGTCAATGCGCGCCTCTTCTTCGGCGACCGCATTACAGGCCGCACGCTTCTCGCAGCGGCGCTCGGAGCAACCGGGCTTCTGCTCCTTTTCGGACAGGACGTTATCGTCGATTTCGATATGGGCACGTTGAAAGGGATCGGGCTCGCAGCGCTCGGCACGCTGTTCTTCTCGCTGGGCAATATGGCATCGCGTCGAAACAGCGCGGTCGGAATCTCGCCGCTGACCGCCAATGCCTGGGGGATGACCTATGGCGCGATCATCCTCCTCTTCCTGATTGCCGTGACGCAAACGCCGATCGTGGCACCGCCCAGCATCACCTATCTTGCCGCGCTGCTCTATCTCTCGGCAATCGGATCGGTGATCGGCTTCACCACCTACCTGATGCTGGTGTCCCGCATCGGCTCCTCACGCGCTGCCTATGCCACAGTCCTGTTCCCGATCGTCGCCCTGTCGTTGTCGACGGTCTTCGAGGGCTACCATTGGAGCGGTCTGGGCCTGGTCGGCCTGGCGCTGACGCTTCTCGGGAACGTGGTCATCTTTGCGCGACCTCTAGCCCGTCGCCCGCCGCAGTCAGATGCGAGGCTGCCCGCAGGCGGATGA
- a CDS encoding M81 family metallopeptidase has translation MRIFTAALATETNTFSPICVDRRAFEASLYAPPGQHPETPTLCTAPITVGRRVTAEKGWELIEGTATWADPAGLVNRATYEELRDEILGQLSAVMPVDAVVMGLHGAMVAAGYEDTEGDLLSRIREIVGPDVLICAELDPHSHLTAKRVAALDFAVYFKEFPHTDFVDRAEDLWRMTVETLEGRIKPVMSVFDCKMIDVFPTSREPMRSFVDKIMQIETDDPDVLSISVIHGFMVGDVPEMGTKLLVVTDNKPEKGAALARELGLELFSKRGTFMVPQIDEKEAVSRAMAATAWPVVIADVWDNPGGGTAGDATVILGELMARGITSAAIGTIWDPVAVQICFAAGEGAEIPLRFGAKSAPGTGNPIDGTVKVVKLVKNAEMQFGESLAPFGDAVHIVLGGLDIILNSTRAQSFDPSLFSAMGIDPARQKILVIKSTNHFFASFSKIAAEILYCSAGTPYPNNPATTPYKRAPKTIWPIVAEPHGPERGAA, from the coding sequence TTGCGCATTTTCACGGCAGCACTGGCGACCGAGACCAACACTTTTTCCCCGATCTGCGTGGATCGTCGCGCATTCGAAGCCTCTCTTTATGCCCCGCCTGGCCAGCATCCCGAAACGCCGACGCTTTGCACCGCGCCGATCACCGTCGGAAGGCGCGTCACTGCCGAAAAGGGTTGGGAGCTGATCGAGGGAACCGCCACCTGGGCCGACCCGGCAGGCCTCGTCAACCGGGCGACCTACGAGGAATTGCGTGACGAAATCCTCGGCCAACTCAGCGCAGTAATGCCTGTCGATGCTGTCGTCATGGGCCTGCATGGCGCCATGGTGGCCGCAGGATACGAGGATACCGAAGGCGATCTTCTCTCGCGCATCCGCGAGATCGTCGGGCCTGATGTCCTCATCTGCGCCGAGCTCGATCCGCACAGCCATCTCACCGCAAAACGTGTCGCCGCTCTCGATTTCGCCGTCTATTTCAAGGAGTTTCCGCATACGGACTTCGTCGACCGCGCCGAGGATCTCTGGCGCATGACGGTCGAAACGCTCGAAGGCCGGATCAAGCCTGTTATGTCGGTATTCGACTGCAAGATGATCGACGTCTTCCCGACATCGCGCGAGCCCATGCGTTCCTTCGTCGACAAGATCATGCAGATCGAGACCGATGATCCGGACGTCTTGTCGATCTCGGTGATCCACGGCTTCATGGTGGGCGACGTTCCCGAAATGGGAACGAAGCTGCTTGTCGTGACTGATAATAAGCCGGAGAAGGGCGCGGCTTTGGCGCGTGAGCTCGGCCTTGAGCTATTTTCGAAGCGCGGCACCTTCATGGTCCCGCAGATCGACGAGAAGGAAGCCGTCTCGCGCGCGATGGCTGCCACCGCATGGCCTGTTGTCATCGCCGATGTCTGGGATAATCCGGGTGGCGGCACGGCAGGGGATGCGACGGTTATCCTCGGAGAGCTCATGGCCCGCGGCATCACGAGTGCAGCGATCGGCACCATCTGGGATCCGGTGGCCGTCCAGATTTGTTTTGCGGCGGGCGAGGGGGCAGAAATTCCATTGCGCTTCGGCGCCAAGTCGGCGCCGGGCACCGGCAATCCCATCGACGGCACCGTGAAGGTCGTCAAGCTGGTGAAGAATGCCGAGATGCAGTTCGGCGAGAGCCTCGCACCTTTCGGCGATGCCGTACATATCGTGCTTGGCGGCCTGGACATCATCCTCAATTCGACGCGCGCTCAAAGCTTCGATCCGAGCCTTTTTTCGGCGATGGGCATCGATCCCGCCAGGCAGAAGATCCTGGTAATCAAATCCACCAACCACTTCTTCGCATCCTTCTCGAAGATCGCGGCCGAGATCCTTTACTGCTCCGCCGGAACGCCCTATCCCAATAATCCGGCGACGACGCCGTACAAGCGGGCACCGAAGACCATATGGCCGATCGTCGCCGAACCACACGGACCAGAACGCGGAGCCGCCTAG
- a CDS encoding NADP-dependent oxidoreductase, which yields MKAFLIDRYKKGGALRLGQSPEPQLRENDVMVEIHAASVNPLDAKIRDGEFKLILPYRLPLVLGNDVAGVVVRVGANVRQFKPGDAVYARPGKDRIGTFAEYIAIDAADVALKPANLSMEEAASIPLVALTAWQALVERAKLQKGQRVLIHAGSGGVGTIAIQLAKHLGAHVATTVSTANIDLVKSLGADVVVDYKKDDFQTVLKGYDVVLNSLGKETLEKSLAVLKPGGKLISISGPPDPDFARENGFGWLLQQVMRLLSFGIRRKSKRRGIGYSFLFMTANGAQLGKITSLIEAGAIRPVIDRAFPFEKTNEALDYVETGRVKGKVVIAVK from the coding sequence ATGAAAGCATTCCTGATCGATCGCTACAAGAAAGGCGGCGCCCTCAGGCTCGGCCAGAGCCCTGAACCGCAGCTGCGCGAGAATGACGTCATGGTCGAGATCCATGCCGCCAGCGTGAACCCGCTGGATGCCAAGATCCGGGACGGAGAGTTCAAGCTGATCCTGCCTTACCGGCTTCCGTTGGTGCTCGGCAACGATGTCGCCGGCGTCGTCGTGCGGGTCGGCGCCAATGTCCGGCAATTCAAACCCGGCGACGCGGTCTATGCGCGTCCCGGCAAGGATCGCATCGGCACATTCGCCGAGTATATCGCCATCGACGCTGCCGATGTTGCGCTGAAGCCCGCCAATCTCAGCATGGAAGAGGCCGCATCCATTCCGCTTGTGGCGCTGACCGCATGGCAGGCGCTGGTCGAGCGCGCCAAGCTGCAGAAGGGGCAGAGGGTGCTGATCCATGCGGGCTCCGGCGGCGTCGGCACCATCGCCATCCAGCTTGCCAAACATCTCGGCGCCCATGTGGCGACGACCGTGAGCACGGCAAATATCGATCTGGTGAAAAGCCTCGGCGCCGACGTGGTGGTCGATTACAAGAAAGACGACTTCCAGACGGTGCTGAAGGGCTATGACGTCGTGCTGAACAGCCTCGGCAAGGAGACGCTGGAGAAATCGCTCGCCGTCCTGAAGCCCGGCGGCAAGCTGATCTCGATATCAGGTCCGCCCGATCCCGATTTCGCCAGGGAAAACGGCTTCGGCTGGTTGCTGCAGCAGGTCATGCGCCTCTTGAGCTTCGGCATCCGTCGGAAATCGAAACGCCGGGGGATCGGCTATTCCTTCCTCTTCATGACGGCAAACGGCGCGCAGCTCGGCAAGATCACTTCGCTGATCGAGGCGGGCGCCATCCGCCCCGTCATCGACCGGGCCTTCCCGTTCGAGAAGACCAACGAGGCGCTGGACTATGTGGAGACAGGCCGCGTCAAGGGCAAGGTCGTCATCGCGGTGAAGTGA
- a CDS encoding SDR family oxidoreductase, with protein sequence MTQSIAIVTGAAGDIGAAIAARLADDHDIVLLADIDAEAAAAVALKLGPGNRFVAVQCDVTSETSIAELARRAADVGVVRTLVNNAGAARATSLHDTTPEIWRADVALNLEAAFLCFRTFEPMLTVSKGSVVNIASVNGMHVFGHPAYSAAKAGLLHFTRLVAVEYGKFGIRSNAVAPGTVKTQAWEARASANPNVFEEARRWYPLQRVVDPKDVANAVAFLAGPQAASITGICLPVDCGLTAGQAELARTFSQSEHY encoded by the coding sequence ATGACGCAGTCGATAGCCATCGTTACCGGCGCTGCAGGCGATATCGGCGCGGCGATCGCCGCACGGCTCGCCGATGACCACGACATCGTGTTGCTCGCCGACATCGATGCGGAGGCTGCGGCTGCCGTGGCATTGAAGCTCGGGCCGGGCAATCGCTTCGTCGCCGTCCAGTGCGATGTGACCAGCGAGACGAGCATTGCCGAATTGGCAAGACGCGCCGCCGACGTCGGCGTGGTTCGAACCCTAGTCAACAATGCGGGTGCTGCCCGCGCCACCAGCCTGCACGACACGACGCCCGAGATCTGGCGGGCGGACGTTGCGCTTAATCTCGAAGCGGCATTCTTATGTTTCCGCACATTCGAGCCCATGCTGACGGTTTCCAAGGGTTCCGTCGTCAACATCGCCTCGGTCAACGGCATGCATGTCTTCGGACACCCCGCCTATAGCGCCGCCAAGGCCGGCCTTCTGCATTTCACCCGGCTGGTCGCCGTGGAATACGGCAAGTTCGGGATCCGGTCCAACGCCGTCGCACCCGGCACGGTGAAGACGCAGGCCTGGGAAGCCCGTGCGAGCGCCAATCCCAACGTTTTCGAGGAAGCACGCCGCTGGTATCCGCTACAGCGGGTCGTCGATCCGAAAGATGTTGCCAATGCCGTGGCCTTCCTCGCGGGTCCCCAGGCCGCCTCTATCACCGGCATCTGCCTGCCAGTCGACTGTGGACTCACGGCAGGCCAGGCCGAGCTCGCGCGGACCTTCTCGCAATCGGAACATTACTGA
- a CDS encoding MurR/RpiR family transcriptional regulator, with amino-acid sequence MDIFSTLQEDKSRLSPSESRIAEIIVNDFEFAVNASIIELAERAEVSPPTVTRFCRRLGCESFSDFKVQLARTAHIGVRYLNPESKSTDPADVAQDIITKAQNALFLLHRSLDLAAIESAVSHIAKADMIYAFGSGGNSSMIADELQNRLFRLGLRITASSDHSMQLMMAAAAKPGDVLIGSSFSGRNMELVRAFELARQTKVKTIALTQTDSPVAKAAEIVVPIDLPEGSNIYRPTSTRIAYIATVDILSSLVAYAVQPKATTTLRRIKQQLVIHRDGDDRQLLGD; translated from the coding sequence TTGGATATCTTTTCAACGCTGCAGGAAGACAAGAGCAGGCTCTCTCCCTCCGAGAGCCGCATCGCGGAGATCATCGTCAACGATTTCGAGTTTGCCGTGAATGCCTCGATCATCGAGCTCGCGGAACGGGCCGAGGTATCGCCGCCGACCGTTACCCGCTTTTGCCGGCGGCTCGGTTGCGAGAGCTTTTCCGACTTCAAGGTGCAACTCGCCCGTACCGCCCATATCGGGGTGCGGTATCTGAACCCGGAATCGAAAAGCACCGATCCGGCCGATGTCGCACAGGATATCATCACCAAGGCCCAGAACGCGCTCTTTCTCCTGCATCGGTCGCTCGATCTTGCGGCGATCGAATCCGCCGTTTCGCATATCGCCAAGGCCGATATGATCTATGCGTTCGGGTCGGGCGGCAATTCGTCGATGATCGCCGACGAGCTCCAGAACCGCCTCTTCCGTCTCGGGCTTCGCATCACGGCAAGTTCCGACCACAGCATGCAGCTGATGATGGCTGCCGCGGCAAAGCCGGGCGACGTGTTGATCGGCTCGTCCTTCTCAGGGCGCAATATGGAGCTGGTGCGGGCCTTCGAGCTTGCCCGCCAGACCAAGGTGAAGACGATCGCGCTCACCCAGACGGACAGCCCGGTTGCCAAGGCTGCCGAAATCGTCGTGCCGATCGATCTTCCCGAAGGCAGCAATATCTATCGTCCGACCTCGACGCGCATCGCCTACATCGCGACGGTCGATATCCTGTCGAGCCTGGTCGCCTACGCCGTTCAGCCAAAGGCGACGACCACGCTTCGGCGCATCAAGCAACAGCTGGTCATTCACCGCGACGGCGACGACCGGCAATTGCTTGGAGATTGA
- a CDS encoding oxidoreductase — MSKRERGIALVTGASSGIGLVTAKALRRDGCRVFGTSRKPMADTPDGITMLVCDVIDDQSVQSVVDEVLKRTGRIDLLVNNAGIGLLGGAEESTTAQAKAVFDVNVFGTMRMTNAVLPVMRRQRSGRIINLSSILGLIPAPFNALYAATKHAIEGYSESLDHEVRTQGIRVVLVEPGVTRTSFEENITRPDRPLAVYDAVRADAEKLMREIVSKGDAPEVVAATVVKAANAPSPKRRYTAGKAAGQVRFIRRFLPESFVDKSLRKFNKLPD, encoded by the coding sequence ATGAGCAAGAGAGAACGCGGCATTGCCCTGGTCACCGGGGCCTCCTCCGGCATCGGGCTGGTGACGGCGAAGGCGCTGCGGCGCGACGGTTGCCGGGTGTTCGGCACCAGCCGAAAGCCGATGGCCGACACCCCCGACGGCATCACCATGCTGGTCTGCGACGTCATCGACGATCAATCCGTGCAGAGCGTCGTCGACGAGGTTCTGAAACGCACGGGACGGATCGACCTTCTGGTCAACAATGCCGGGATCGGCCTGCTCGGCGGCGCCGAGGAATCGACGACGGCGCAGGCCAAAGCCGTATTCGACGTCAACGTCTTCGGCACGATGCGCATGACCAATGCGGTGCTGCCGGTGATGCGGCGGCAGCGCAGCGGCCGGATCATCAACCTGAGCTCGATCCTTGGGCTGATCCCGGCGCCCTTCAACGCGCTCTACGCTGCGACCAAACACGCGATCGAAGGCTATTCGGAATCCCTCGACCATGAAGTGCGCACACAGGGCATCCGCGTCGTGCTAGTCGAACCGGGTGTCACCCGCACCTCCTTCGAGGAGAACATCACGCGCCCCGACCGGCCGCTTGCCGTCTATGATGCAGTGCGCGCCGATGCGGAGAAGCTGATGCGCGAGATCGTTTCAAAAGGCGATGCGCCCGAGGTGGTCGCCGCAACCGTCGTCAAGGCCGCCAACGCGCCATCGCCGAAGAGACGCTACACGGCCGGGAAAGCAGCAGGGCAGGTGCGTTTCATCCGCCGCTTCCTGCCCGAATCCTTCGTCGACAAGAGCCTCCGGAAATTCAACAAACTTCCTGATTGA
- a CDS encoding RidA family protein — translation MPIKRYGTVQTGAGGKALPFARAVEADGWLYVSGQVAMEDGEIIDGNIIAQTHKTIANVLSILDEAGYGVEDVVRVGVWLDDPRDFWTFNKIYQEYFGEHPPARACVQSSMMVDCKVEIDCVAYKKKDK, via the coding sequence ATGCCCATCAAGCGCTATGGCACTGTTCAAACGGGCGCCGGCGGCAAGGCGCTGCCTTTCGCACGTGCGGTCGAAGCCGACGGTTGGCTGTATGTTTCCGGCCAGGTTGCGATGGAAGACGGCGAAATCATCGACGGCAACATCATTGCCCAGACCCACAAGACGATCGCCAATGTCCTTTCGATCCTCGACGAGGCCGGATACGGCGTCGAAGACGTCGTGCGTGTCGGCGTCTGGCTCGATGATCCGCGCGACTTCTGGACCTTCAATAAGATCTATCAGGAGTATTTCGGCGAACATCCACCGGCACGCGCCTGTGTGCAATCGTCGATGATGGTTGATTGCAAGGTTGAGATCGACTGCGTGGCCTATAAGAAGAAGGATAAGTAG
- a CDS encoding D-TA family PLP-dependent enzyme, which translates to MHDNRFAVVAKAGDRIADLSTPRPVIDEDRLAANIDRVQSYMDQHGLNFRPHIKTHKIPALAVAQVAAGAKGINCQKVTEAEVFAEAGFEDILITFNILGPQKLERLAKLNERISALKVVADSEVTIDGLAAHFSGHKPLNVLVECDTGGSRCGVQTPAEAASLARRITAADGLTFGGIVTYPKPQSAAAVEAFITETLEQLTSEGITCPIVSNGGTPSLFEAHLVTSATEHRAGTYIYNDRQMVRMGHCTEDDCAMHVLATVVSRPNADRAVIDAGSKALTSDLQSFSDFGLVVDYPDARITSLSEEHGVIDLSNCTGPRPEIGEKLFIIPNHTCVVSNLFDTMVFHRGGVVTRVEEVAARGLVW; encoded by the coding sequence ATGCATGACAACAGGTTTGCCGTCGTCGCCAAGGCAGGAGACAGGATCGCCGATCTCTCGACGCCGCGTCCTGTGATCGACGAAGACAGGCTGGCTGCAAACATAGACCGTGTTCAGTCCTATATGGATCAGCACGGGCTGAACTTCCGCCCGCATATCAAGACGCACAAGATCCCGGCTCTCGCCGTCGCGCAGGTTGCCGCCGGCGCCAAGGGCATCAATTGCCAGAAGGTGACGGAAGCAGAAGTCTTTGCCGAAGCCGGCTTCGAGGACATCCTCATCACCTTCAATATCCTCGGACCGCAGAAGCTCGAGCGACTGGCCAAGTTGAACGAGAGAATTTCGGCCCTCAAGGTCGTCGCCGACAGCGAAGTGACGATCGACGGGCTGGCGGCGCATTTCTCCGGCCACAAGCCACTGAACGTACTGGTCGAATGCGACACCGGCGGCAGCCGCTGCGGCGTGCAGACACCGGCAGAAGCGGCTTCGCTCGCCAGGCGCATCACCGCTGCCGACGGCCTCACCTTCGGCGGCATCGTGACCTATCCGAAGCCGCAATCGGCCGCCGCCGTGGAGGCCTTCATCACCGAAACGCTCGAGCAGCTGACATCGGAAGGCATAACCTGCCCGATCGTCAGCAATGGCGGAACGCCGAGCCTCTTCGAGGCGCATCTCGTCACCTCAGCCACGGAACACCGCGCCGGCACCTATATTTACAACGATCGCCAGATGGTGCGCATGGGCCATTGCACCGAGGACGATTGCGCCATGCATGTGCTGGCAACCGTCGTGTCGCGGCCAAACGCCGACCGCGCCGTCATCGATGCCGGGTCGAAGGCGCTAACCTCGGATCTGCAGAGCTTCAGCGATTTCGGCCTGGTGGTCGACTATCCCGACGCGCGCATCACCAGCCTCTCGGAAGAGCACGGCGTGATCGACCTGTCCAATTGCACCGGCCCCCGGCCTGAGATCGGCGAGAAGCTGTTCATCATCCCGAACCACACCTGCGTCGTGTCGAACCTGTTCGACACCATGGTCTTCCATCGGGGCGGCGTCGTCACCCGCGTCGAAGAAGTCGCCGCCCGCGGCCTCGTCTGGTAG